A window of Strigops habroptila isolate Jane chromosome 5, bStrHab1.2.pri, whole genome shotgun sequence genomic DNA:
ACGCAAGAAGATGCCATCCTGCACTCGGAAGATGTAAGCTGTGTTTTACTGCTAGAACAAGTGTTTCTAATggacaggaggagaggagggttATAAGAACAGATATGCAGACATGTTATGTCCAGTAACAGGGTCTTTTTCTGCcctgaaatcatagaatgggttggatTGAAAGGAACTTTTAAAAGTcttctagtccaaccccctgctatgggcagggacatatTCAACTAGATtgggttgctcagagccccatccaacctggtcttgaatggttccagggatggggcatctactACCTCTCGTGAGTtcaggcagcagggctggtggccAGAATAATTTAGTGCTGCTTCAAACCCACATGTGCTGCTGGTCTTCCAGCGTCCTGCAGCCCAAGCCAGCCCTTAAGCTGTGCTATCTCTACTGGAAAGCTTGAGGGACCATACGTTGAAACAAAGCACTTAGTGTCTGTGCCTGTCTCATTGGGAAAGAATGAGTGTGCCACTGCTGACAGATACTGGTGAGGGTGTTTCAGAGGCAGTGCAGTGGCACAGTGGTGGCCGTGCTGGAGGAGCTCCCCAGGGCATAGGGACAGCTTGCCCTGTGATTCTGCTGAACTGCTCCCATCCAATGTTTATTCTTTGTCTTGTCTCCACAGAGTTTAAGGAAAATGGCCATAATAACGACTCATCTACAATACCAGTAAGTAGAGGACACCACATTCTCTCTGGGGAGCTTTCCATTTTACTTAAAGACTTTGCATGAAGCCTGCTCAGACCAACCCCTCTTGCCTGGCCCCTCAAAGCTGAGCAGACTCTGGAGCTGGGATCTTCCAGCACTCTCCAGCTCCACTGGTACAGCTCAGGCTGTTTTAGGGTGGGAGCTGGGATTTTTGCCTCCTGTTTGCAATGCACAGGCATGAGATCATGTGACACATTTCAGGCTAAGGAGGAGCAGCCAGGGCCACTGCTGTCCTCTCAGGACTTAGTCAGGAACACACCGGGGTGTTGGCCTCCTAAACCCATGATCAAGTACCTTTTCTTCAACATATCATGAACCTGCTGctgagattttgtttttctaattctttattttgtctccttttctcaCCTAGGCAAGAAGCAATTCAGAAGAAGTGAGTGCTCAGCCAGCAGGACCTGGGGGATGCATGTGGGGGTtgatggaaagggaaaaagggatgGACTAGGGtgggggaaaacagcaaaaaggttTTGCAGCTGCCTTTGAAGCAGATCCTGGCCCAGTGGGGTAGTGTTTCAGTATTGTGAAGATGGGAATTTGAGTGAAGGGATGATTTATACCAAAACttccatttgtttctttaacatGGTAGAGCCTATGAGGTTGGTTGTGATAGGAGAGGAGGGTGGTGTAGAGCAGAGCTATCTGCTTATGGGTGCACAAAATGAGGTTTGCCTTGTGGGGACACAGAGGTGGGTTGGGGAACCCCAGGGTTCTCTTTGCTGTAGTGTCAGCACTAGAGCTGTTCTGGTCAGTGCAGCCTGGGAGCAGATCTCACTGTGAACCTCTTCTTGCTTTGTCCCCAGCGTTGAGCAGTCGTCAAACCTACAGGACCAGCTGAGCCACTTGCTGAAATGAAGTGTAGCCGGAGGCACGAGGACATCTCGACTGGCACTGAGGGCAGCAAAGCGTCCTTTCTCTTCCAGACCTGGGGATTTGGATCTGTGTCTGGATGGCGCTGGATGTCAGCTGGGAGATGTGCAGAATCTGTGTTTCTGGGCACGTGGGGCCCTCTCATGTGCCTCCATCAATGTCTCTGCTCCAGGACACTCTCCTGCTCACCACTGCTAACTGAAACAAACTTGTGTGAAACTTTGCTCCCCCCAGCAATTCTGTGTCCGCTTACTTCCCATGTAGCATGAGGTGCTCAGTCCACACCAGCACCCCTGGCAAGAAATGCATAAAATTGAGCTGTGGATTTTAAATACAGGTGCCAGCAGTTTGGCACTGATCTGGATTTAGACACAGAGGTGGCACAGAGTGCGTTTTATTTAGGGCATGTTAATCAGTGGGAGCTGTAAGTGGGTGGGAGAGGTGCTTCAGTGCTGACTGGGGTGCCAGCCCCAGTCCAGCATTTCTGAAGGTGGGAATGTGGGCACACACCTCTGTCACTGGTCAGCTGGATATGGTTTGGCCAGCATCCTGCTCGGAGGTTATCTTACTTTCCACCCTGTCAGAGTTCAGAACATCATCCCTTTGCCAACCCATCTGCACTGCTTTCGGCCTTCAGCTGCATTCCTTTTCCTGGGCTGTGGCTCCAGCTCTTGATGAAGCAGCCTTGGCTGTGGTGTATGTATGTGCTTGGGAAGGTATCCAAAGGCCTGGCCGGGAAGCAGGCAAGAGAGCATCAGGGGCTGGTGTGCTCAGTTCTGCACTGCTTTGTGTTGGAGGAGTAGCTACCAGGCTCCCGTTAACATCCCGGGGAGCAACATCAGGCCCAGGCTATAAATACTGTGTCTTGTTTTTGGTAAGTCAGTTATCTGGAGCACTTGGAGCGCACGGGAAGCACTTGTTTGCCCGAGTGTGCTTTTCATCAGCTGATAGtggaaggcaggctgagagcagGCATTGGCATGACACGTTCATGTTGGAGCTGGGGTTTGGCTCCTGAGAGCCACCTTCTGGGCTGGATTTCACCGACCCCTCCAGTGCCGCTGGTGGCACCGCTGCTCCTGCATCCCCATGAAGGTGCCACTGTTACCCAGCGGCCATGGTGGGGGGTATGTTTTTGCCTTGGGAGGGATCCCCAGCTTTGCAGATGCACTTTGGGAACGAGGGTTTTCCCTGAGCTGCAACTCGTTTGCTGGGAATAAAAGCTGCCCTGAACACCACCAAACCTCACCAGCCTGTGCTGGATGCCATTGCAGGTGGTCCCTATGCAGGGGGGAGACTAGGACAGTGGGTCTCTGCCCCCCAGTGTCCCCCGTTGTGCTTCAGCTCTGGGGGCTTCCTTGCAGTGTGTCCGTGCTGCAGGTGGCTCATCTCCTCCAAGGTCCCATCCTCTGcggaggctggagcagccctgcagcattAAACCCGTGTCTCCCTGCATGTGGAGTGAGCAGGGACAGAGCTGCACCCATGGGGTGCAGAGCTGTTGggggggaggcagcagggaggggttttgggggtgcgGGTGCAGGAATGGCCCGTGAGTGATGGGAGCGGACCTCGCTTCCCCCGCGGGGCCGTCGTGCCGGGGTTTGGCCGGGCGGGAGCGGTGCCGGGCGGAAGCCGGGCGCCGGAGCCGGGGCGGTGCAGGGTGTCGGGGCGGAGCGTGGCCGGGGCTGAGCAGAATCCGGCCAAGCGCAGTAAGGCAATAAGGCGGCCCGGGGCTctgctgggggtgctggggcacccCTGCGGCTGGGGGCTCTCGGTAAAGCaaggggggtggtggtgtttggggaGGTTTTTAGGGGCTCATCTGTCCAGGGCAGCTGGGactggggtttgggggggacaGCGGGATGTTGTCAGGAGGCCCAGGAGCATCCCACCAGGCTGCAGGTTTGGGGGGTCTCCTTGAATGCTGCTGGCGGGGGGCAAAAAGCGCTCCTGTAtgtgggggaagagggaggttTGGGACCTCTGGGAGGGCCTGGTGTGGTGACCATCGCAGTGGCGTCAGGCACAAGCCCTGTGTTCCCATTGCAGTGGCAGCAACCTGTGGAGAGCAGATCCACCGGGAGGTGCAGGTGAGGGGTAGGGGGGGACGGGGTGGCTGGGCAGGGGCAGCTGAGCCCGGGCTGTGCTGTCATGCCTGCTGCAGTCAAAGGGCAAAGGTGGTTTTGGGCTCCAGATAACAGTATTAGCTGTGGCTGGCTCCTTTGCTCCAATTTCCATAGGGATGGGGCGCTGAGCAACCCCGTGTTTCCCTGCCCTCATTCCCCGTGCTCCTCTTGGCTGGGGAAATGGGGGCTGCAGCCATCAAAGTTATTGTAAATGGGAATTAAATCCCCTACTGCATAAACACATGAGTGCATACAAGCAAGGGGAGCCAGGGAGGATGGGGGCAAAGGGGTGCTTGATGTTAGCCTAATTTTTAGGTGGGTGCAAATGAGGGTGCCAGTGTCAGAGGATACTGGGTGCAGGCATGGCCCCCGTGTTCTGGTGCATGGGGAGCTCCCGGGGCACAGCTTGCTGTAGGTCGGTGACCTCTGTCCCTCCCACCTCAGGATTACTATGgcaaagagctgcagaagaCGGAGGACCTGAAAACCAAGGCGTGCATCACCTCAAGCAAGCCCGTTCCCAAGGCGGTGAGAGATGCCTTGGAGCGTGTCCATGAGGAGGTGGTGGCGAGGTAAATCCCGGGGTTTCCCCTCTGTgtccccatgggctgcagcccCTCAACCACCATGCCCAGGGGGGCACCTCTGCCCGGCTCAGCTCAGCATCCCCTCAGGTACTATGGCTGCGGCCTGGTGGTCCCCGAGTGCCTGGAATCGTGCTGGATCCTGGACTTGGGCAGTGGCAGTGGCAGAGACTGCTACCTGCTGAGCCAGCTGGTTGGGGAGCAGGGCCATGTCACCGGCATAGACATGACCGAGGGCCAGGTATGTCACAGAGCCAGGGCTTCCCCTCGTCCCCCCAGCATTCCCCCGCCATcatccccttccttctcccaggTTGAGGTGGCGAAGAAGCACATTGCCTACCACATGGAGAAGTTTGGCTACCAAAAGCCGAATGTGGAGTTCCTCCAGGGCTACATGGAGAAGCTGGGTGACGCCGGGCTGGCCGACAGCAGCTATGATGTTGTCATGTAGGTACTGCACAGGGCACTGCCAcccctgatgctgctgctgctggggtccAGGCCTGCATCCCACTGGGTCACCTGCTTCAGGAGCACATGTTAGGAAAGGGAAAATCCCAACTGAGTCTGGGGTAGAGTCTGGGAATATACAAACTGCCCATTTCATGGTCAAATCGGCATCTCCAAATCCTGCACGAAGCACTGGGACATGCAGCAGGCAGTGGATGCGCAGCAGCTGATGGTGCTGATGGTGCAAATGAACTCTGGTTTCCTCCCAAGCTCCAACTGTGTGATCAACCTTGCCCCTGACAAGAGGGCCGTGCTGCAGGAGGCCTACCGTGTGCTGAAGGTAGTGCTGGGGCCGGTGCCCGTGGTGGGAGCGGAGCGGGGTTGGGGTGGCCCTGCTGTTGGGGTGCCACTGGGATGCAGCAAATGGGACCCAGCACGGTGATGTGGGATGGGGCCAGGGGAGGGCACCTTTGCATAGGGTTTTGAGCAAGGTAGCATTGAGGGGTGCCCAATTCTCCCCTGCCCCTTTTGTCCTGTTGCTTCCTGGGGTCTCCCTTCACTCCTTGCTGCCttccagcctggaggagagatgTACTTCAGTGATGTCTATGCCAGCCAGCGCCTGAGCGAGACCGTCCGGAAGcacagggtgctgtggggtgcgTAGGGCTCTGGGATGGGGGTGCATGGGATAGGGAGACTGGATCTTTGCCTGCATCACCTTTGTCCATGGTTTCATGCTAGGAGAGTGCCTGGCGGGAGCCCTGTACTGGAAAGACTTGTACAGCATCGCTGAGGAGGTGGGGTTCAGCCCCCCGTGCCTGGTCACTGCCAGCCCCATTACCATCGGTGACAAGGAGCTGGAGAGCATTGTTGGTGAGGGTCTGAGCACAAAGCATGAGGTCTGGGCAGCCATggggggctgtgctgggatcCGCAGCTGGTTCCCAAAGCACCAACCTCTCCTTTGCAGGTGACTGCCGCTTTGTCTCCGCGACTTTCCGCCTGTTCAAGGTGCCAAGTAGCAAccaggccgggccgggccaggtCACCTACAATGGTGGGATTGTGGGGCATGAGCGAGACCTGGTGTTTGATGCCAACTTCACCTTCAAGGTGCGTGTGTGGCACACTGGGGCTCCCCAGGATGCCACGAGTCCTGTTCTGTAGGGATGGGGTAAAGCAGTGCTACTCAGCAGTGTCCTGTGTGATTTCGGGGGTAGAGGGGTGGTAGGTGGGAACAGAGGGGCTGTACAAACCATGGAAGGTACAGACAGGGAGCCGGACCCATGCATTGCATTGCAGTGAGGGTGGGAGCGGGACATCCATGGTGGCTTCACAGGAGGGTTTGAAGCCAGCTGCTTGGTGGTGTGGGTGTTTCTCAAGGTTTTGGGGTCAGGCTGCGCTCCTGCTTTTGCTCCCCACTGTCATCTGCCTGGGTGGCTGGGGTCCTCTGGGCCACATAACCCGGACCCCAGCGCTGTGACCATCCCTCTGCCCgcaggaaggagaggtggtggatgtggaTGCTGAGATGGCTGCGATCTTGAGGAGCTCCAGGTTTGCAGAGAAGTTCCTGATCCAAGCTGGTGCTGCACCGCAGGGCTGCAGTTGCAAAGGGATCAAGGTTGGTAGcaggcagccccacagctgggTTTGGTGATGGGGATATGGGTGTCCTATGCCATCAGAGTTGCCCTGGGGTATCAGAGAGGTTATGGTATGACACCAAGAGACATGAGTCTATCTGTGCCTGCAGGAGCCTGTGGGGCACCGAGGGGGTGCCTTAGTTTGGGCAACTGCACGCAGCACAGGTTGGAGCCCTCCAAAAGGGGGATCTGCTTTAACCACCAGACATGAGAGCTCCTTTGCCTGCCAACATGTCCATGGGGGCTGCCAGCTCTGACAGCTGGAGCTGCCTGAGATCTCCCAAGGGGAGACATCCTTCCGCATGGGAGATGGCTGGAGACAGCCCATCCCAGGGAGGTGATGGCCGATCCCTGTGGCTTGTTCCTGCCCATtgctctcccagctgctggtgTGAGCTTGGCCCTGGCTGCCAGCCCTGACCCTGGAGCACAAAGCACCTCTATCAGCTGGAagcctctcttctctctttgaTGGTCTCTCCAGCCCATAGATGGGCCAGGAGAGGCAAGGGAGATAACACCCTGCAGCTGCATGTCCCTGAAACACAACCTTGTACTTGAGGAGGGGGAGATGTTCTTGGGTCCCTGTCCAAGCAGGAGGCACTTCTGAGATAAAAGCAGAGCCGAAGTCCCAGAGAAGCTCTTGGCTTCCTCCTCGtggcagggaaaagcagctgagtGACCCGGGGGCTGCCCCATGTTAGCTATGGAGGGTCTGCTTGGGCTGCACTGCTGGCAGGGTGTGAGCTGGGGGGAATGCAGCCTTCCTGGGGTGCCTCTTGCTTCTCTCTGGCCTGATCCTGCCCCCGGTGTTCTCTGCCCTCCAGGAGAAGATCCGTGATCccttccagctgctggagcGGCTGTCGGCCCCGTCTCCTGCCTGCTGTCCTGGTGGCTCCTGTGGTCCTTCCTGCTGAGCGCCGAGCGATGCCCTGCACTGGAGGATGCCAATAGGGCAGGAGGATGCGGCCCCAGCAGCGTTAGGCTTCCACCTCACAACAAATAAATGGCCAAGCTCGAAGGCTGTGTGCTTGTGGCCGGGACCACAGGGCCTGTGGGGTGCTGTGCTTCCccactggggctgctggggcaggtTGTGCCTGGTTCTAGTGAGGATGGGCAGCTGTCCTATGTGAACCCTCACTATGGGGCTGGCAGTGGCTGCATGGCCTGGACATGCAGGCAGGGATGGTCTCTGCTGGAAAGGGGTTGTGGGTCCCTGCATGTGGGATGGCAGGTCTGGCGTGGGTTTGGCAGCAGCTGTGTGCTGATGTTGCACCCATGGAGAAGAGTGGAGGTGATTGCAGAAGGCAGCTTGGCAGAGCAGGGTGCCAAAGGAGGCCCTGGAGCCAAGCAGGTCCTGGCCCTGCAGCATGCATCCCTCTGCATGAGCCTGGCTCCAATCTGAGGTATTGGAGAGCCCGCAGCTGAGACACAAATGCTTCTGAGAAGCAAAAGGCACAGCAAGAAGCAGCCcagttgcttttttccttcttttgaacTCCCTGTGCTAACCTGCCACACAGAGGGATCTGCAGGCATCCATCTGCCAGGCAGAGCCCATGCCAGCTCCCGGCAGCGGGGCCAGCAGCTCAGTAGTGTGGTTGCAAAGAAGCATCTCCCCAGGGCGGTGGGTGAGAAGGGTTGGTCACCTCCTGAGGGCTCAGCTTCTTTCAGCCCTGCTTCTCCATGAAGAACTCACTGTGGCACATTGGGTGCAGAGAGATGCCCCTGTTGTTTGCATTCAGAACAGGGGTTGCCCCCAGCGCAGCTCCCTGTGCCATGTCTCACTTGCAGCCCCATAGCCCATTCCACGAGATGGacatttctctccctttccctgtgcagcactgctgaggttTCTATTTTCCCCTGGACTCCATCTAGCGGGAAAGCCCCAAGTCCTCTGCAACCATCACACCCGCAGAGATTTGCAGGGAAATGCAGGGattctggaaaagcagaaacctGGGTGACTGCATCCTGCAGTGGGCAAGGAGCGAGGGCTATGAGGTGGTGGGGGGAGATGAATTCCACATACCCCGTCCAACAGAGGCTGtttgggaaaggagaggggCTGCTGAACAACAGCCCTTGGGTGAGCAGCTGAGCTTAGAAATGAGGAACTGCTCCCACCCCTCCTCACGCACTGGTTTTCCAGGAGGGACCGAATTCCCCCTCTCTGCATTTAAGCAGCATCTTGCTGTGGCATGGGGgaagataaaaagcaaacaaaaaatatttgggtttaAAAAGAAGCCTGGACAAGTGCCAgtgatgctctgcagcagcagtagtgGTGGCTGAGGAGGGTCTCTGTGGCAAGGAGGGATTTCCAAAACATCTGGCATGAAAAGTGTGAGTAAAACCTGACTGTTGCCCAGTGATGGGAAATCCAGAAACAGGCATGGCAGCCTTACCTGCCCTCTGCCATCAGCAAGATGAGGGAGCAATTTACTTACAGTGTAGagattaaacatttaaacagtGCCTGTAAGTACAGCTTCTTGGAAAGTTGCCTTGCCAGCCCGTCCTTTTGGCTGTGGACAAGACTACGAGTCTGACCTATTGGGTGCACAAAAATTCCTAAGTTGTTGTGTTTAGAGCTATAccatgaataaagaaaataatccttgGTGTTACCTGGAGTCAACAGAGTATGTATTAGCTGGCTTCGGGTAGGAGACCCTGGCAGACCAGCCTCTGGGGTGGCTGTGACCTGGCAGGTAGAAGAGCTCTGGAATTGCATGGAAGGACCTCACTGATGGGACCTTGGAAAGGACCTGCTGAAAACACAACCAAGATGCTGTTTAATCTCCCCCTGCATAGCCCTCTTCTGCGATTGCTTACAAAGACTTTCTCAAAGTCCCCACAGAGCCCATCCTGCGAGGTTGGCAGCAATTAGCTCCTGCTATCAAAGAGCTTCCCCAGTGTGAACGGAAGAGCAGACGGGGCAGGGGTCCTTCCTGCAAACCCCTTCATTAAAAGGGCATGCGTCCCTGCTACGGCCTTTCAGCTTCCCTGGGGGCAGAGGCACCCACAGAGAGGTCTCCCTCTTGTGTGCATACAAAAAAAGGTCACAGCTAAACACCACTGCTTTTGCATagcactgtttttttccaaatcctCAGCATTTCTGTGAGGATGCAGCTGAAAGGACTTGACTCTGAGCATTAGAGTAGGGGTCCTCACCAGGCTGTGGATGTGGGGGTGTCTCACCTGCCTGGCTTTGCTTGTGCATGCACAGCCTTGGGGGTTTTAGCCCCCCTCAACCCATGAAAAGAGGAGGTCCTGCAGCCCCATCCCCTGGGAACTCCAAAACAATGTGTCCAACACCCTGCTCTAGGTGTTTTGGTGGTTGTAGAGCTGGGCCAAATCCCCTTCTCCCAGTGTGAAGCTCCACAGTGttctgcaggcagggagggtgCAGTGAGGACAGGAGCCATAAGTTGTGGTGCTCTGATTCACCCCGAGGTGAAAGGGAAGTGACTCTGGAGTCCCTGCTCACTGTGGTTAGTGGGGAGTTTCTGTGGCTCAGCAGCATCCGTCACTTCCCTGGGGGAGCAGATCTGCAGAACTCCCTTGGGATGAGCTGAATGAGGTCTGGGACCAGGAAAGATCTGTGGCTATGGCCCCATGAGCACTATGGTCTGCTCCCCATGTTGGATTGGCCTGTGCAATCCTCTTCTTCTCCGTTTTCCAAGAGCTTaaatggaggggagggaggctAGTTTACGTCATGTAAAGGGTCTCCCTGAACCCAAAATGTGGTCTCAAACACCATGAGCCATACCGGATGCTCCCAGGGCTGCTCATCTTGGGCTAAACTGCATCCTGCACTGTATGTTGCTCATCACTAGTTGAAGATGGAGTGATGAGGCTGTGCCTGTGGGGATTGGGGCACAGCAGCTGAGGCCTCGGAAGCAGCCTGGCTCTCGGGGGGGTGGGACATAAGCACACACTAAATTACAGGTCTCTTCCCAAATCAGCTCCGTGCATCCAGGTGGATGGGGCGCAGCACCCGGGGAGGTGTTGAACGGCCCCAGTGGGAGCTGCAAAACGCCGGCCGCACTCGTGCCCGGTCTGGACGAGGGGTTTGTCGAATCCGGGGAGGCTGGAGGTGCCCCGGGCGGCTGAGCAGAAGGCGGAGATGGGAGCGGGGAGCGCCGCCCGGCCCGGTTTGACAGTTAATGTTTAATTTCGCTCTCAGGAACGACACAGCCGAGGAAATGTCCCGGCACCGGTCGAAGGGTGCCGGGGGAACGGCGAACGACGGCTGAATCGTTGGGCCTTACCACACCGACGGCAGTTGAGGGCAGAGCGGGAGCGGGCACCGGACGGTGCAGGGAGAGCCGCTGCCCCCGGCCGGCAGCACACCCGGTACCGAGGACGGGTCCCCGAGCACGGGGCAGCCCCGAGGAGCATCTCCGGCCCGCAGGAGGCGGCAGGGCACAGGGATGCTCCCGCCGGGACGGGCCGCGCCGTGCGGGACCGCCAGAGGGCGCTGCGCGACCACCGACCGGTGCGGCGGGGGGGGGACGCAGGGCGGCGCAACGGGGCTGTGGTTGGGGGCGAGCGGCGCAGGTCCGTGGCAGCGGCAgctggagcggggccgggcaggggcGGCGGGGTCAGCGGTtccgtcccgtcccgtcccgtcccgtccgTCCGGTCTCGACCGCCGGCTCCCGCGGCGCGGGAGCTCGCGAGCCGCCCCGCCGAGCGCCGCACGCGCCGTCCCGGGGCCCGCCGGCCGCACCGCGCCCCCATTGGTCGCGCCCCTCCGAGGCTCCGCCCAGCCGGCCCCAGAGCCCCGTAGCTATTGGCGGAGGCCGCTCGgccggccccgccccctcccgcCTGGCGTACACACCGGAGTCACGCGCCCCCCGGGCTGGGCAGGCGGTGGCGAgtggcggggcggggccgggccgccaTTGGCGGGGGGGGCGGGCGCTGATTGGCGGAGCGCGCCGGCTGGCCCGGCCCCGCTGAggcgggcggggaggggcggggagCGCAGCGGGTGGAGGCGGCgctcggctcggcccggcccggcagTCGCCGCCTGTCAGGTCCCGCGGGCAGCCGTGCCCGCCGCctcgcccgccgccgcgcctcgcccgccgccaccgccgccgccgggggAGCCGGGGCACGCCGCAGGCGCCGCGCGGCGATGCGGGGCCGCGGTGGCGCCGAGCCCTGACCAAAGATGGCCGCGCTGCCCGGTGGGAACATGGCGGGGGGCGGCTGGGGGGCGCGggtgccgccgccgctgctgctgctgctgctgctcggcGGCTGCCTGGACCGGCGGCCCccggctgccgccgccgccgcgccgcccgctGCCGTCGTCCCGCCGTCGGCGGCGGAGGAGACGGTGATCATCGGCCTGCGGCTGGAGGACACGGACGACGTCTCCTTCATGGAGGGGGGCGCGCTGCGGGTGAGCGAGCGGACGCGGGTGAAGCTGCGGGTCTACGGGCAGAACATCAACAACGAGACCTGGTCGCGCATCGCCTTCACGGAGCacgagcggcggcggggcgggcgggcggcggcggggccggcggggcgcggcggcggagggggcggcggcggggtggggggcggtggcggcggcgccCCGCAGCGCTGCGGCATCCGCACCTCGGACATCATCATCCTGCCGCACATCGTGCTCAACCGCCGCACCTCGGGCATCATCGAGATCGAGATCAAGCCCCTCCGCAAGACGGAGAAGAGCAAGTCCTACTACCTGTGCACCTCCGTCtcggcccccgccgccgccgccctggGGCCCGGGTCCGCCGGGGGGCTGGCGGGTGCTGAGGGGCCGGCCGGGCCCCCGCCATGGGGCGAGACTACCTGGATCTACCACGATGGTGAGGACACCAAGATGATCGTGGGTGAGGAGAAGAAGTTCCTGCTGCCCTTCTGGCTGCAGGTCATCTTCATCTcgctcctcctctgcctctcgGGCATGTTCAGCGGCCTCAACCTGGGTCTCATGGCTCTGGACCCCATGGAGCTGCGCATCGTGCAGAACTGTGGCACGGACAAAGAGAAGAACTATGCCAAGCGCATCGAGCCTGTGCGGCGCCAGGGCAACTActtgctctgctccctcctgctgggCAATGTCCTGGTCAACACCACGCTTACCATCCTCCTGGATGACATTGCTGGCTCTGGGCTGGTGGCCGTGGTGGTCTCCACTATCGGTATCGTCATCTTCGGCGAGATCGTGCCGCAGGCCATTTGCTCTCGGCACGGCCTGGCCGTGGGCGCCAACACCATCTTCCTCACTAAGTTTTTCATGATGATGACCTTCCCGGCCTCCTACCCTGTCAGCAAGCTGCTGGACTGTGTCCTGGGCCAGGAGATCGGCACGGTCTATAACCGTGAGAAGTTGTTGGAGATGCTGCGGGTCACCGACCCTTATAATGATCTAGTCAAGGAGGAGCTCAACATTATACAAGGAGCCCTGGAGCTGCGCACTAAGACTGTGGAGGATGTGATGACTCCCCTCCGAGACTGCTTCATGATCGCTGCCGAGGCTGTGCTTGACTTCAACACCATGTCTGAGATCATGGAGAGCGGCTATACCCGCATCCCTGTTTTCGAGGGTGACCGCTCCAACATCGTGGACCTGCTCTTCGTTAAGGACCTGGCTTTTGTGGACCCTGATGACTGCACTCCGCTCAAGACCATCACCCGCTTCTACAACCATCCGCTGCACTTTGTCTTCAATGACACCAAGCTCGATGCCATGCTGGAGGAGTTCAAAAAAGGTGGGCTCGTGCCTGTGGCGGGGATGTAGGGAGGGGAAGGTGCTGCTCGGTGGCAGTCGGCATTTATCTTCCTGAGGTGAGGGAATGATGCAGAGAGGCCTCTTGGGTTCCTCCTGCTCATGGAGGGGTTTGGGAAGGTGCATTCAGGACAGAGAGTGACCAATATTTAGGCATCTGCCTGTCCCGTGGGCCAGAAAGCTGATACGCGGCTGGTATGTGCCCCCGGCCAATTTTCCTCCCTGCACTGGGATGTGTGTGTGGGCACAGTGCCAAGCaaaggttgttttgtttcttgctttttccaCTCATCTGTCCATTATAGCGAGAGCTGCTGACGGGAATCCGCGCCCGTTCCTTGGCTGTGTCTTCTCGGTGCTTTTTCAGCTGGGCTGACAGCGAGGAGCGGGTGGGCTGCCCGGGTGTCTTTCAGGCTCCGTGCGCGCACACGTGCTGA
This region includes:
- the AS3MT gene encoding arsenite methyltransferase: MAATCGEQIHREVQDYYGKELQKTEDLKTKACITSSKPVPKAVRDALERVHEEVVARYYGCGLVVPECLESCWILDLGSGSGRDCYLLSQLVGEQGHVTGIDMTEGQVEVAKKHIAYHMEKFGYQKPNVEFLQGYMEKLGDAGLADSSYDVVISNCVINLAPDKRAVLQEAYRVLKPGGEMYFSDVYASQRLSETVRKHRVLWGECLAGALYWKDLYSIAEEVGFSPPCLVTASPITIGDKELESIVGDCRFVSATFRLFKVPSSNQAGPGQVTYNGGIVGHERDLVFDANFTFKEGEVVDVDAEMAAILRSSRFAEKFLIQAGAAPQGCSCKGIKEKIRDPFQLLERLSAPSPACCPGGSCGPSC
- the CNNM2 gene encoding metal transporter CNNM2, encoding MAALPGGNMAGGGWGARVPPPLLLLLLLGGCLDRRPPAAAAAAPPAAVVPPSAAEETVIIGLRLEDTDDVSFMEGGALRVSERTRVKLRVYGQNINNETWSRIAFTEHERRRGGRAAAGPAGRGGGGGGGGVGGGGGGAPQRCGIRTSDIIILPHIVLNRRTSGIIEIEIKPLRKTEKSKSYYLCTSVSAPAAAALGPGSAGGLAGAEGPAGPPPWGETTWIYHDGEDTKMIVGEEKKFLLPFWLQVIFISLLLCLSGMFSGLNLGLMALDPMELRIVQNCGTDKEKNYAKRIEPVRRQGNYLLCSLLLGNVLVNTTLTILLDDIAGSGLVAVVVSTIGIVIFGEIVPQAICSRHGLAVGANTIFLTKFFMMMTFPASYPVSKLLDCVLGQEIGTVYNREKLLEMLRVTDPYNDLVKEELNIIQGALELRTKTVEDVMTPLRDCFMIAAEAVLDFNTMSEIMESGYTRIPVFEGDRSNIVDLLFVKDLAFVDPDDCTPLKTITRFYNHPLHFVFNDTKLDAMLEEFKKGKSHLAIVQRVNNEGEGDPFYEVLGIVTLEDVIEEIIKSEILDETDLYTDNKTKKKVAHRDRKQDFSAFKQTDSEMKVKISPQLLLAMHRFLATEVEAFGPSQMSEKILLRLLKHPNVIQELKYDEKNKKAPEHYLYQRNKPVDYFILILQGKVEVEAGKEGMKFEAGAFSYYGVMALTASPVPLSLSRTFVVSRTELLAAGSPAENKSPPRPCGLNHSDSLNRSDRIDAVTPTLGSSNNQLNASFLQVYVPDYSVKAISDIQFVKISRQQYQNALMASRMDKTPQSSDSENTKIELTLTELHDGLPDETANLLNEQNCVTHNKPNHSMHSEGAI